A window of Rhipicephalus microplus isolate Deutch F79 chromosome X, USDA_Rmic, whole genome shotgun sequence genomic DNA:
ACCAAACTTATTATCTAGACTAAATGATTCATAAGATGGGGCTCGCCACTTGAATATTAAATTTTGTCGGTATTGCTCACTGCGAGTGCGAAACATGACAGCAATCAGAAGGTAAAGTCATTGAGATTTGCACTACCAAGCTGAACATCAGAATGGGTCCCATAGATACTGAGCGGGCTCACAAAATTGACAGGCACGATGTTTCTAGAAACAGACCAAATATTGTTATGCTGTCTCATTTTAAGATTAAACAGCAGATTCTTTCAAATACTGAGCAATTCAAAGGTTCCACCTAACACCCAGTTAGTGCATAAACAGTTGATTACATTTGGAAAGTCCCAGCAAAAGCCGTTTCAACTATGCTACAACAAGCTCAACCTAGACAACAAGACTTACAAGTACGATAATGAAAGACATAGCATTGTATCAACTTCATAGCTGCCTGCTACCGCATCTGTGAAACCCACCCTATGCTCTTTATTCTTTCTCTACACTAACATAAAAAGCACATCGAAGTGCAACGAGCTTTGTAATCTGCTCACTAGAACTGACTGCAAATTTGTACTAACTGAAATGTGGCTCAATTCAATCGTCCAAGACACAGAGCTCGGTTCGATCTTTCCAGATTGCAACGTCTTAACACATGACTGTGAGGTTAAACAAGGTGGTGACATTCTGATAGCTTTTTATCAAAACCTGTAATGCAAGATCATTAACATCACTTCACCTCTCAAGATGTTGTAAGATGTTGTTTGTGTTATGCACAGATATGTTCCCTCAAACCCTTATCTGTGTATGCTATCAGCCATCTGATGCAAATGCTTTTTTCTCGGTTCATTTCCACAAAGATTTGCAAACAATCGCTTCATTCTGTCATGCACCGTTGCTTCTCTGGTGACTTCAACTTCTTCGATATAACTTGGCTTGAACCTACCCTGACGCTAGCCAAGAGGAAGCCTGAAAGTACATTTATCAACTTGTGCCTCACTTTCGGACTAACTCGACTTGTATAAAATCCAACACGTGTAAATGGGAAATGTTCAAACATACTTGACCTCATTTTATTGTCTCATCGTGACAGTGTATCTCCTGTAACACATTTTTCAGGACTAAGCGATCATTCTGTATTACTTGCTGaactcgcaaaaaaaaagttaaaacgaAAATGCTTTATGATAAAGGCGATTATGACGATTATGATAACAGATAGCATCAATGCCATGCTGACTGATTTCTGAAGCCATTATATGACTGAATTTCCAAAGGATTAAATTGGACGCCTTTTAAGAACTAATAAAACTCGCAGATATGTTCATCCCAACCATTACCACTATAACAAAACGCCCCATCCCCATGGTTCGACAGCACACTAAAATGtctaaacaacaaaaaaaaaaggttatttcACTCAGCCAAATACTGAATTTGTGCATTCACTTGGAAGATACTCGGCACAATGGAGGAGTTTATAGTCCCCAAGTGCTGATCGCTTATTTTATCTAGAAACACTGCCTATCATGCTACAAAATAACCTGAAACAGTTTCGGAAATATATTATCCCAAAGCCACAGATAACATTATCATTAGTGAATGACCTCATTATGGTGTTCCTATACCAGATCACAACGTAACCCATGTACTCAACACTGTTTTTGTCTAGCGTACTCACTTCTCAGCCCTGCACTCAGCTTCTTGAAGGTCCTTAGCTAGACCACCCACCAGTGTCTGTATGTTTGAAGCAAAACGTTATTGTTAAACTAATTGAGGTGCTTAAGTTAACGTCCTCAGCTGGCATCGACGTAATCAACTCTAAACTGCTAAAAGATACTAAACACGCCACTAGTATGTTCTGCATCTTTCAGCAATCTCTGTCATCTGGAGTAGTGCCTCAAGATTGGAACGTCGGCAAGATAATTTTAGCACTGAAAAAAAGGCTCATCATATTCATGTAGTAACTATCGTCCCATTTCCCTCACCAGTGTCTGTTCCAAATTTATAGAGCATGTCATCTATTCTGATGTGGTAAATTTCCCAGCATCTTGTCATTTCTTCAATCCTAACCAGCATGGTTTCCAAAGGTCATGTCTTGCGAAACGAAACTCTCTTTTCACCCATTACATATCCTTTCACCTTGATTGAAATATACCCGTTTATCTCCTCTTCCTACACTTCCAAATGGCATTTAGCAAGGTTACTCTTGAGCGGCTCTGTCTAAAGTTCGGACAATTAAATTTTAACACTCCTGTTTACAATTGGCTCTGTGATTTCTTAACTGCCAGCAATTGGTTTACGCTAACCAAAATGATCACCTGTTGTCTCGGGCCTGCCACAGGGCATGGTCCTGGAACTGTTGCTTTATTTAATACACAATAATGACTTACCTAACGGTTGTACATCTAAAATTTGTTTGTTTGCTGGTTACTGTGTAGCTTATTGCTCTATACTTAATGCTGGCATCCTCACCCTGCAGTTACCTTTCTCTCATAGAATCCTGGTGCTACAAATGGCTAATGTCTCTAAACATTAGCAAAACATCTCTCCAATTTTTTGTCATCAATCATCCATTTCCACTTTTCGTTGTGAATCATTCATTTCCACCAAATTGTACACAGTAGATCGCTTGGAAATAAGTGCAGTTTCAtaatacaaataccttggtgttaaCTTTGCAATAACCTCATTTGGTCCGTTCACATTCCGAACGTCACAAACTCGGCTAATCACGCGCTTGGCTATCTGGATCGTAACCTGCGCCTTCTTCCTTCCCCGGTAAGACTACTAGCATACTCAACATTTCTTTGACGAAAACTTGAGTACACTTTCTCAGCGTGAGACCCGCATCAAACCAACATCTCATCCATGCTAGAATTCATACAAAATCGTGCAGCTAGGTTTGATCATTTGGACCATTCTTATTGCACCAGCATCACCAAACTGAAGTCATGTCGTCATCTTCAAACCCTTGAGCCGCGCTGCAAAACTGCAAGATTGTCTTTTTCGTAAGTTCTATAACCTGTGTCATTAGGCTGATATCGCACCTTTGTGCCGTTCTTCATCCCATCATGACCATCCAAAAGCAGTTTATCCCTGGCAGCTCGCACTACCGCCTACGCGAAATCGTCTTCCTGCCGATGTGGTGCACTTCTCCAGCCATATATCCTTCAAGGCATCAGTCGAAACTTTCAGTTACGCCAACCCCTCATGTAGTACCCCTCACAGGGTATTTGaggaagtaccgtatttactcgcactcgcataattctcgcaccccccacatcgcccaagaaaaatgcgatttctttttttttttttttctcgagtaattatcgcacccccgaaaactgccgcaaaaatgtcgtctgctcgtttcagccactgatgatgatagcgtgtgccatttggcgccatctcttaagcatcaagcatactattgcacgcaaattcaatccaagccaagccaagccgaagtggccagtgcgcgttgcggcgtgttttgtatgctgtgtcggtaatcttggcacgttatggtgtgatactgaagctatacggctgcttcaagttccaAGTGATTGATGACAACGGCACTAAACGACGGCAACAGGgctgccggtaggcccttcggagtctacgagttttgtgatcgctactggtgacgacagctgaaagccaccaagacacgttgggcctgccgtgggcctaaaactgggattgatggtaaactttatttcgtcagaaggaaactgcggacgattctgttaaatagccatacgcccaatactgacgtcctacgcttaccttttgagggctcctgttgagcgacgaacgctaccattacgcccgcaacgcccacaagctttgcgtatagtattctaattctcgactatttgcttgcacgttttgtgtctcaaataaatcttgccttgtgttgaacctctgcttttattgttgaggtaactcttaattagtacttctcaaagcttgctattagttgctggtgtgagaatcccgatttgcggccacttcgtttttttttttttcgctcagtgCGTTTTTGTGAAAAGTTCTCCCCGTGTAATTCTCGTAccccccaacttttttttttttcggcaaaaaaagtgcgaggattatgcgagtaaatacggtaatagataaatgaataaatatctGGGCATACTAATACAATGCACAATGGTAATTCTTGATTGTTGGGGCAAGTCCTCATCCTGTAGTCAACATAGATCATCAGCTGTTGTTAAGTAGGCTCATTGCTTTTATGGCAGATAATGAATTCTGCTCAAATGTCTACAATACCACTGTCGCACAATGAAAACACTGTCGTGCTACGAGAAGaattttgtattttttgtgcATAGGGATTTAGTGAGTGCGTTTTCTTTAGGAATGGTGTTGTGTATTTAATGTAAGTGCATTCTGGCAGTGGCGATAGGAGAGGCGTATTAGAAGCGACTAGAAGCTTAATCAACTCTGCTTATGCAGGATAACACAGAGCTCAAGAATGAGCTGGCCCGCAAAGAACAGCTGCTGCAGAAATACAATGAGAAAATTCACTATTGGCAAAGCCTACTGAATGACACAGCTAACGCAACAGGACAGCAGCCACAGCCACTGCCACAAGCACCACAGGGAGGCGGAGCACAGCAAGGCATGCCTTCACAGAACCAGCAGTCTATGCCTATGGGCGGGGCAGCGCAAGGCCTGCCAGGTCCACTAGCCTACTTGGAGCGGACCACATCCAACATTGGCATGCCTGATCCCAGGAGATGAAGGCTGGTGGTACACCGAAGGGACTGAAGCCAGAAGGTAATGCTGTGTGTGAACTCCTGGAAACTGTCGCACACAGTGGTGAAACACAAGTGACCAAGTGTACTATTATGAATATTGACCATTTTTGTCTG
This region includes:
- the MED28 gene encoding mediator complex subunit 28, whose amino-acid sequence is MASSNHIVDDFENSFQACLAAVTNPDYFYVRDSEEVKTGVEQTIQRFLDAAKQMESFFLQKRLVLSAQKSEQMVMEDNTELKNELARKEQLLQKYNEKIHYWQSLLNDTANATGQQPQPLPQAPQGGGAQQGMPSQNQQSMPMGGAAQGLPGPLAYLERTTSNIGMPDPRR